A single genomic interval of Psychroserpens sp. NJDZ02 harbors:
- a CDS encoding DUF4290 domain-containing protein: MIDDIEYNTEREHLIIPEYGRHIQKMINYAKTRETKEERNKLAKSIIAVMGNMQPHLRDVADFQHKLWDQLFIMANFELDADSPYGVPSEEELSERPAPLEYPQNFPKYRFYGNNIKTMIDVANTWEDGEMKEALTYTIANHMKKCFLNWNKDTVEDSVIFIHLFELSDGKINLKGSEEALTDSGRLMKASSGKKYSTTSSHKKVPNHKKNNTLNRNRKRY, from the coding sequence TTGATAGACGACATAGAGTACAACACAGAGCGTGAGCATTTAATTATTCCTGAGTATGGACGCCATATTCAAAAAATGATTAATTACGCAAAAACAAGAGAGACCAAAGAGGAGCGTAATAAATTGGCGAAATCTATTATAGCGGTAATGGGTAATATGCAACCACATTTGCGTGATGTTGCCGATTTCCAACACAAGCTTTGGGATCAGCTATTTATAATGGCTAATTTTGAGCTTGATGCGGACTCACCTTATGGCGTACCTTCGGAAGAAGAACTGTCAGAACGTCCAGCACCTTTAGAATACCCACAAAATTTCCCCAAATATCGTTTTTATGGTAATAACATAAAGACAATGATTGATGTGGCTAATACATGGGAAGATGGTGAGATGAAGGAAGCGCTGACGTACACGATTGCAAATCACATGAAAAAGTGTTTTTTAAATTGGAATAAAGATACGGTGGAAGACAGCGTGATTTTTATTCATTTGTTTGAATTATCTGATGGTAAAATAAACCTAAAAGGTAGTGAAGAAGCACTGACCGATTCTGGACGCTTAATGAAAGCTTCAAGTGGTAAAAAATATTCGACCACTTCTAGTCACAAAAAAGTGCCAAATCACAAAAAAAATAATACTCTAAACCGAAACAGAAAACGATACTAA
- a CDS encoding HU family DNA-binding protein → MNKTDLIDAMAEHAGITKAASKKALECALTEIEGALQKGDRVSLVGFGSWSVSKRAARDGRNPQTGKTIQIKAKNVVKFKAGSDLANAVN, encoded by the coding sequence ATGAACAAAACAGATTTAATCGATGCTATGGCAGAACACGCAGGAATTACTAAAGCAGCTTCAAAGAAAGCTTTAGAATGTGCGTTAACTGAAATCGAAGGAGCTTTACAAAAAGGTGATAGAGTTTCTTTAGTAGGTTTTGGTTCTTGGTCAGTATCTAAAAGAGCTGCTAGAGACGGAAGAAATCCACAAACTGGAAAAACTATTCAGATTAAAGCTAAAAACGTTGTTAAGTTTAAAGCTGGTTCTGATTTAGCAAATGCTGTTAACTAG
- the murA gene encoding UDP-N-acetylglucosamine 1-carboxyvinyltransferase: protein MGTFKIEGGHQLKGDIQPQGAKNEALQILCAVLLTPEKVTINNIPDIIDINKLISLLGNLGVKVEKLKDESYAFQADEIDLEYMQTADFKKEGSGLRGSIMMVGPLLARFGKGYIPKPGGDKIGRRRLDTHFEGFIKLGAKFRYNREDYFYGVEADKLVGTDMLLDEASVTGTANIVMAAVMAEGTTTIYNAACEPYLQQLCKMLNRMGAKITGVGSNLLTIEGVDSLGGTEHTMLPDMIEIGSWIGLAAMTKSELTIKNVSWDDLGQIPDVFRKIGITVERQGDDIHIPAHKDGYEIQNYIDGSILTIADAPWPGFTPDLLSIVLVVATQAKGEVLVHQKMFESRLFFVDKLIDMGAKIILCDPHRATVMGHDFNSQLKATTMVSPDIRAGISLLIAALSAKGTSTIHNIEQIDRGYQKIVERLQAIGAKIERIEGN from the coding sequence ATGGGAACATTTAAAATTGAAGGTGGTCACCAACTTAAAGGAGACATACAACCTCAGGGCGCAAAAAACGAAGCATTACAAATATTATGTGCGGTTTTATTAACTCCAGAAAAAGTAACCATAAATAATATTCCTGATATTATTGATATTAACAAGTTGATATCGCTTTTAGGAAATTTAGGTGTTAAGGTTGAAAAGTTAAAAGACGAATCATACGCTTTTCAAGCAGATGAGATTGACTTAGAGTACATGCAAACTGCCGATTTTAAAAAAGAGGGTAGTGGGCTAAGAGGATCTATTATGATGGTGGGACCATTATTAGCGCGTTTTGGTAAAGGGTACATCCCAAAGCCAGGAGGAGATAAAATTGGACGTCGTCGTTTAGATACACACTTTGAAGGCTTTATAAAATTAGGGGCTAAGTTTAGATATAATCGTGAAGATTATTTTTATGGTGTAGAGGCTGATAAGCTTGTTGGAACAGATATGCTTTTAGATGAAGCGTCTGTAACAGGTACGGCTAATATTGTAATGGCTGCTGTTATGGCAGAAGGAACAACAACAATATATAATGCCGCTTGCGAACCTTATTTACAGCAATTATGTAAAATGCTGAATAGAATGGGGGCGAAAATTACTGGTGTTGGATCTAACCTACTAACTATTGAAGGTGTTGATAGTTTAGGAGGAACGGAGCACACGATGCTACCTGATATGATTGAAATTGGTAGTTGGATTGGTTTGGCTGCTATGACAAAAAGTGAATTAACCATTAAAAACGTAAGCTGGGATGATTTAGGTCAAATACCAGATGTGTTTAGAAAAATAGGAATTACTGTCGAAAGACAAGGTGATGATATCCATATTCCTGCACATAAAGATGGTTACGAAATTCAAAACTATATTGATGGTTCTATTTTAACTATTGCAGATGCGCCTTGGCCTGGTTTTACTCCAGATTTATTAAGTATTGTCTTAGTAGTAGCCACACAAGCAAAAGGAGAAGTGCTAGTGCATCAAAAAATGTTTGAAAGTCGTTTGTTTTTTGTCGATAAACTTATTGATATGGGAGCAAAAATTATATTGTGCGATCCACACAGAGCAACCGTTATGGGGCATGATTTTAACTCGCAATTAAAAGCGACAACCATGGTATCACCAGATATTAGAGCAGGAATCTCTTTATTAATCGCTGCATTATCGGCAAAAGGAACGTCAACAATTCATAATATTGAACAAATAGATAGAGGTTATCAAAAAATTGTAGAGCGTTTACAAGCTATTGGTGCTAAGATTGAACGTATAGAAGGAAATTAA
- the hisS gene encoding histidine--tRNA ligase encodes MAQKPSIPKGTRDFNPEQVAKRNYIFSIIKSRFERFGFQPIETPSFENSDTLMGKYGEEGDRLIFKILNSGDYLSKVNEALYSEKNSNKITAKISEKALRYDLTVPFARYVVQHQNDIEFPFKRYQMQPVWRADRPQKGRFREFYQCDADVVGSDSLWQEVEFVQLYDEVFTALKLEGATIKINNRKILSGIAEVIGASDKLIDFTVALDKLDKIGEEKVKEEMLGKGISEEGIAKLQPLFTLTGDFGTQIESLKSILSTSEEGQKGIEELDFINTAISTLGLKSAKLQLDVTLARGLNYYTGAIFEVSAPEGVAMGSIGGGGRYDDLTGIFGLKNVSGVGISFGLDRIYLVLEELGLFPETITKSTEVLCVNFGDTEALFCLKAVKALREAGINAELYPDKITNGKHMKKQMNYANKRNIPFVVLVGEEELNNNQFTLKNMVSGTQDTVDLETMISMLK; translated from the coding sequence ATGGCACAAAAACCAAGCATACCAAAAGGAACAAGAGATTTTAATCCAGAACAAGTCGCAAAGCGTAATTATATTTTTAGTATAATTAAGTCTAGATTTGAACGTTTTGGGTTTCAACCTATAGAAACACCAAGTTTTGAAAACTCGGATACCTTGATGGGTAAATATGGTGAAGAAGGTGATCGCTTGATTTTTAAAATTTTGAATTCTGGTGATTATTTGTCAAAAGTAAACGAGGCGTTATACTCGGAAAAAAATTCAAATAAAATAACAGCTAAAATTTCAGAAAAAGCATTGCGCTACGATTTGACGGTACCATTTGCAAGATATGTGGTACAACATCAAAACGATATAGAGTTTCCTTTTAAGCGTTATCAAATGCAACCCGTATGGCGTGCAGATAGACCTCAAAAAGGACGTTTTAGAGAGTTTTATCAATGTGATGCAGATGTAGTAGGAAGTGATAGTTTATGGCAGGAGGTCGAGTTTGTGCAATTGTATGACGAAGTATTTACGGCTTTAAAACTAGAAGGTGCAACTATTAAAATTAATAACCGTAAAATCTTATCTGGTATTGCTGAGGTTATTGGAGCAAGTGATAAGCTAATTGATTTTACTGTAGCGTTAGATAAATTAGATAAAATAGGGGAAGAGAAGGTTAAAGAAGAAATGCTTGGTAAAGGTATTTCTGAAGAAGGGATTGCTAAATTACAACCGTTGTTTACTTTAACAGGTGATTTTGGTACGCAAATAGAGAGTTTGAAATCTATCTTATCCACGTCTGAAGAAGGACAAAAAGGGATTGAAGAATTAGATTTTATTAATACCGCAATTTCTACTTTAGGCTTAAAATCAGCTAAGTTACAATTAGACGTTACCTTGGCAAGAGGCTTAAATTATTATACAGGTGCTATTTTTGAAGTGTCTGCACCAGAAGGTGTCGCTATGGGATCTATTGGAGGCGGTGGTCGCTATGATGACTTAACGGGGATTTTTGGACTTAAAAATGTTAGTGGTGTCGGAATTAGCTTTGGTTTAGATCGTATTTATTTAGTTTTGGAAGAGTTAGGTTTATTTCCTGAGACAATTACAAAATCGACAGAAGTCTTATGTGTCAACTTTGGAGATACCGAAGCGTTGTTCTGTTTGAAAGCTGTAAAGGCATTAAGAGAAGCAGGAATAAATGCCGAATTGTACCCTGATAAAATTACAAACGGTAAGCACATGAAGAAACAAATGAATTATGCTAACAAGCGTAATATCCCATTTGTTGTTTTAGTAGGAGAGGAAGAATTAAATAATAATCAATTCACTTTAAAAAATATGGTGTCAGGAACTCAAGATACGGTGGACCTAGAGACTATGATTTCTATGTTGAAATAG
- the fmt gene encoding methionyl-tRNA formyltransferase — protein sequence MNKAIKIVFMGTPDFAVTTLKTILDHKYNVVGVITAPDKPAGRGRKLNESAVKVFAKDKGLNILQPTNLKNPDFLEDLKALEADLQIIVAFRMLPKLVWDMPKHGTFNLHASLLPNYRGAAPINWAIINGETKTGVSTFFIDERIDTGEMILQQDIAIDPSENAGSLHDKLMTIGSDLVIDTIKLIETGAVKTTPQPEDAVIRTAYKLDRDNCKIDFSDTIDNIYNKIRGLSPYPAAWCELVNNNDVLDIKIYKAEKEIDTHTLETGTIISDKSTLKVAVKEGFIKILDLKLPGKRNMDVKSLLNGYRFEEDAKLR from the coding sequence ATGAATAAAGCTATAAAGATTGTATTTATGGGAACGCCAGATTTTGCTGTAACCACCCTAAAAACTATTTTAGATCACAAGTATAATGTCGTTGGTGTTATTACCGCTCCAGATAAACCAGCAGGACGTGGTCGTAAATTAAACGAATCTGCGGTAAAAGTATTTGCCAAAGACAAAGGTTTAAATATACTACAGCCAACCAATTTAAAAAATCCTGATTTTTTAGAAGACTTAAAAGCACTTGAAGCAGACCTTCAAATTATTGTCGCTTTTAGAATGTTACCTAAATTGGTTTGGGACATGCCTAAACATGGTACTTTTAACCTTCATGCCTCTTTATTACCCAACTACCGTGGTGCTGCTCCGATTAACTGGGCTATTATTAATGGTGAAACAAAAACAGGGGTCTCTACTTTTTTTATTGATGAAAGAATTGATACCGGTGAAATGATTTTACAACAAGACATTGCTATAGATCCTTCTGAAAACGCGGGAAGTTTACATGACAAATTAATGACTATTGGAAGTGACCTAGTTATAGACACCATTAAACTTATTGAAACAGGCGCTGTTAAAACAACACCTCAGCCAGAAGATGCCGTAATTAGAACAGCTTATAAGTTGGACAGAGACAATTGCAAAATAGATTTTTCTGACACTATCGATAATATATACAACAAAATCAGAGGTTTAAGCCCGTATCCAGCTGCTTGGTGCGAATTAGTTAATAATAACGACGTCTTAGATATCAAAATTTATAAAGCTGAAAAAGAAATAGACACACACACCTTAGAAACAGGAACAATTATTAGTGACAAATCAACACTTAAGGTTGCTGTAAAAGAAGGCTTTATAAAAATATTAGATTTAAAACTACCAGGAAAACGCAACATGGATGTTAAATCACTTTTAAACGGTTATCGTTTTGAAGAAGATGCAAAACTGCGCTAA
- a CDS encoding YqgE/AlgH family protein, with translation MTTTKPQKGDLLIAEPSIIGDMSFNRSIVLLTDYNKEGAIGFILNKPLNYNISDLIPELDASFKVYNGGPVEQDNLYFIHKRPDLIPNSVEISLGIFWGGDFSVVAKLIAEQKITAKDIKFFLGYSGWDSNQLETELKSNAWVVTKNTYKKDIIEKSYESFWKDKMVELGGDYSIWSNAPENPSYN, from the coding sequence ATGACTACAACCAAACCACAAAAAGGTGACTTGTTAATTGCTGAGCCTTCCATTATAGGAGATATGTCTTTTAATAGATCCATAGTACTTTTAACAGATTATAATAAAGAAGGCGCTATTGGTTTTATATTAAACAAGCCCTTAAATTACAATATTAGTGACCTAATCCCAGAATTAGACGCGTCTTTTAAAGTCTATAATGGCGGCCCTGTTGAACAGGATAACCTTTATTTTATACATAAACGCCCTGATTTAATACCAAATAGCGTCGAAATTTCTTTAGGGATATTTTGGGGTGGTGATTTTAGTGTCGTTGCCAAGCTTATAGCAGAGCAAAAAATAACAGCAAAAGATATTAAATTCTTTTTAGGCTATTCAGGATGGGATAGCAACCAATTAGAAACGGAGTTAAAATCTAACGCCTGGGTGGTTACTAAAAACACCTATAAGAAAGATATCATAGAAAAAAGTTATGAAAGTTTCTGGAAAGATAAAATGGTAGAACTTGGTGGAGATTATTCTATCTGGTCTAATGCACCAGAAAACCCAAGTTACAATTAG
- a CDS encoding START-like domain-containing protein, producing the protein MEDKIKYEMEFVVHASPSLLYQYISTPSGLSEWFADNVNSRGELFKFIWDGSEEQAKLLTKKSGERIKFKWLVDEEAPYFFEIKIQVDEITKDVSIIITDFAEEDEVEEAKMLWTNQISDLKQVIGSA; encoded by the coding sequence ATGGAAGATAAAATTAAGTACGAAATGGAGTTTGTTGTTCACGCGTCTCCATCATTACTATACCAATATATTTCTACGCCTTCAGGGTTATCAGAATGGTTTGCAGATAATGTGAATTCTAGAGGAGAGTTGTTCAAGTTTATCTGGGACGGTTCTGAGGAACAAGCTAAATTACTGACTAAAAAATCAGGAGAGCGTATTAAATTTAAATGGTTGGTAGATGAAGAGGCTCCATATTTTTTTGAAATTAAGATACAAGTAGACGAGATCACTAAGGATGTGTCCATTATTATTACAGATTTTGCTGAAGAAGATGAGGTGGAAGAAGCTAAAATGCTTTGGACTAATCAGATTTCTGATTTAAAACAAGTCATAGGTTCTGCTTAA
- a CDS encoding ATP-dependent DNA helicase RecQ — translation MTHPINILERYWKFTAFRPLQEEIINAVIDNEDTFALLPTGGGKSVCFQIPALAKEGICIVISPLVALMKDQVSALQNKGIKALALTSGIPNREIDTLLDNCIYGNYKFLYLSPERLQQELVQDRIRQMNVNLIAVDEAHCISQWGNDFRPAYKNINILRQLHPTVNVIALTASATPEVVQDIITELDFISPKVFKQSFYRPNIAYMVFTEEDKYFRLEAILKKNPQPSIIYVRNRRLTLEITQYLEQKNITSTYYHGGLNNKIKDDHLNDWINNKKQVMVATNAFGMGIDKSDVKTVIHINLPDSIESYFQEAGRAGRDENKAYAVILKNKNDDNALHNQFLKVLPTVDYVKIVYRKLCSYFQVSYGEGAYQTFDFNFNEFCKTYKFNTVTTYNTLNILDNNSIITLSKQFNKRIEVQFLVSSNALFKYLESHKDFEIVIKSVLRTYGGIFEHSTKINSTLISDKASVKEFRLISILEQLEKDEIISLISNKTDAQITFIEPREDEKTINRIATIIKQQNTLKQKQVKAVLDYVNNDQICKSIQLLTYFGEKDVNVCGICSVCVSAKAKPKTDYKTVKNKIIETLEFGAKNSKDLFKVLPFTEIDINNTLKTLLEDDIIVITNTNSYKLKHI, via the coding sequence ATGACGCACCCCATAAACATATTAGAACGTTATTGGAAATTTACAGCGTTTAGACCTCTGCAAGAAGAGATTATAAATGCGGTGATTGATAACGAAGATACGTTTGCTTTACTACCCACTGGTGGTGGTAAAAGTGTGTGTTTTCAAATTCCTGCTTTAGCTAAAGAAGGCATTTGCATTGTTATATCACCATTAGTTGCATTAATGAAAGACCAAGTTAGTGCGCTTCAAAATAAAGGAATAAAAGCATTGGCTTTAACCAGTGGTATTCCAAATAGGGAAATTGATACCCTTTTAGACAATTGTATTTACGGAAATTATAAATTTTTATACCTGTCGCCAGAACGGTTGCAGCAAGAGCTAGTACAAGATCGTATTAGACAAATGAATGTTAACCTTATTGCAGTGGATGAAGCCCACTGTATTAGTCAATGGGGAAACGACTTTAGACCTGCTTATAAAAATATAAATATCTTACGTCAATTACATCCAACAGTTAATGTCATAGCCTTAACTGCTAGTGCCACGCCAGAAGTTGTTCAGGATATTATAACAGAACTTGATTTTATTAGTCCTAAGGTTTTTAAGCAGTCCTTTTATAGACCTAATATCGCGTATATGGTCTTTACTGAAGAGGACAAATACTTTAGATTAGAAGCTATATTAAAAAAAAATCCACAACCCTCTATTATTTATGTTAGAAATAGACGGCTGACACTTGAAATCACACAATATTTAGAACAAAAAAATATTACTAGCACCTATTATCACGGTGGATTAAATAATAAGATTAAAGATGACCATTTAAATGATTGGATAAATAACAAAAAGCAAGTTATGGTAGCCACCAATGCTTTTGGAATGGGAATTGATAAATCTGATGTGAAAACGGTCATACATATTAACTTACCAGATAGTATAGAAAGTTACTTTCAAGAAGCTGGACGTGCTGGACGTGATGAAAATAAAGCCTATGCTGTTATTTTAAAAAACAAAAATGACGATAATGCATTACACAATCAATTTTTAAAAGTTTTACCAACGGTAGACTATGTCAAAATAGTGTATAGAAAACTATGTAGTTATTTTCAAGTCTCTTATGGCGAAGGCGCTTATCAAACCTTTGATTTTAATTTCAATGAATTTTGTAAAACCTATAAGTTTAATACCGTTACGACTTACAATACATTAAACATTTTAGACAATAACAGTATTATTACCTTAAGCAAACAGTTTAACAAGCGTATTGAAGTCCAATTTTTAGTATCCAGCAATGCGTTATTTAAATATTTAGAATCTCATAAAGATTTTGAAATCGTAATAAAATCGGTCTTAAGAACATACGGTGGGATTTTTGAACACAGCACAAAAATAAATAGTACATTAATTTCTGATAAAGCTTCCGTAAAGGAATTTAGATTAATCTCCATTTTAGAGCAATTAGAAAAAGACGAAATCATCTCTCTTATATCTAATAAAACGGATGCACAGATTACATTTATTGAACCTCGCGAGGACGAAAAAACAATAAACCGTATCGCGACTATTATAAAACAACAAAACACGTTAAAACAAAAACAAGTCAAAGCTGTCTTAGATTACGTTAATAATGATCAAATTTGCAAAAGCATACAATTGCTAACTTACTTTGGCGAAAAGGATGTCAATGTTTGTGGGATTTGTAGTGTTTGTGTTTCCGCGAAAGCGAAACCTAAAACAGATTATAAAACCGTAAAAAACAAGATAATTGAAACCTTAGAGTTTGGTGCAAAAAACTCTAAAGATTTATTTAAAGTATTACCGTTTACTGAGATTGATATCAATAACACCTTAAAAACCCTATTGGAAGATGACATAATAGTGATCACAAACACCAATAGCTACAAATTAAAACACATATGA
- a CDS encoding DUF6495 family protein → MKYSRLTKEQFEELHKEFINFLATQTITADEWTNLKANKPELAEVELDIFSDLIWEGVLNQTKYLEHISPKDIHLFALNEDHMHLIGIKVKTDQDLTTTEGFNWLRENLMHDDVEFVQAKKDYTEDKNLDKFTLIEQGANITKGQLYNYMAKLIN, encoded by the coding sequence ATGAAGTATTCTAGATTAACAAAAGAACAATTTGAAGAATTACATAAAGAGTTTATAAACTTTTTAGCAACACAGACTATTACAGCAGACGAGTGGACTAATTTAAAAGCTAATAAACCAGAATTAGCAGAAGTAGAATTGGATATTTTTAGTGATTTAATTTGGGAAGGTGTTTTAAATCAGACAAAGTATTTAGAGCATATTTCGCCTAAAGACATTCATTTGTTTGCTTTAAATGAGGACCATATGCATTTAATTGGTATCAAAGTAAAAACAGATCAAGATTTAACAACTACTGAAGGTTTTAATTGGTTGCGAGAAAACTTAATGCATGATGATGTCGAGTTTGTACAAGCCAAAAAAGACTACACAGAAGATAAAAACTTAGATAAGTTTACACTTATAGAGCAGGGCGCAAATATTACAAAAGGACAGTTATATAATTATATGGCTAAACTTATTAATTAA
- a CDS encoding DUF493 family protein — MNKTPNPEEFYAKLKEQLLDTSTWPSEYLYKFIIISDLEKMAEVEAIFDNMGSVIRTKESSNGKYTSVSIRVIMNNPDHVVEKYLEVTEKVEGVISL; from the coding sequence ATGAATAAGACACCAAATCCAGAAGAATTTTACGCAAAATTAAAAGAACAATTATTGGACACATCAACGTGGCCCAGTGAATATTTATATAAATTTATTATAATCTCTGATTTAGAAAAAATGGCAGAAGTCGAAGCTATTTTTGATAATATGGGATCTGTAATTAGAACAAAAGAATCTAGTAACGGTAAATATACAAGTGTATCTATTAGAGTTATAATGAATAATCCGGATCATGTTGTAGAAAAATATTTAGAAGTTACAGAAAAAGTAGAAGGCGTGATTAGTCTTTAG
- a CDS encoding AAA family ATPase: MKAKKIVITGGPSTGKSAIIDELTKRGYTCYEEISRQVTLEAREKGIEQMFLTEPLLFSELLLKGREQQYVDAVNSTSEFVFLDRGVPDVVAYMDYAKEDYPEKFTKSCIDNTYDYVFILAPWQEIYKSDAVRYESFEQAKIIHQNLLKSYEKYDYNLQDVPFGSIETRAQHILDVVKAL; encoded by the coding sequence TTGAAAGCAAAAAAAATAGTTATTACCGGAGGCCCAAGTACAGGAAAGTCAGCAATTATTGACGAATTAACAAAACGAGGCTACACCTGCTACGAAGAAATATCTCGTCAAGTCACACTTGAAGCAAGAGAAAAAGGGATTGAACAAATGTTTTTGACTGAACCTTTATTATTTAGTGAGTTATTATTAAAAGGAAGAGAACAACAGTACGTAGACGCTGTTAATAGTACTAGCGAGTTTGTGTTTTTGGACAGAGGTGTACCTGACGTTGTGGCATACATGGACTATGCTAAGGAAGACTATCCTGAAAAATTTACTAAATCCTGTATTGACAACACTTACGACTACGTCTTTATTTTAGCCCCATGGCAAGAAATTTATAAAAGTGATGCCGTACGTTATGAAAGCTTTGAACAAGCTAAAATTATACATCAAAATCTATTAAAAAGTTACGAAAAATACGATTATAACTTGCAAGATGTTCCTTTTGGTAGTATTGAGACTAGAGCGCAACATATATTAGACGTGGTTAAAGCCTTATAA
- a CDS encoding glycerophosphodiester phosphodiesterase family protein, with the protein MKHLYLVLLLIGLVSCKKQPSKVPKTTETKEVEVVSEKQSALIEAFKYTPDQEVIISVHRGGKGLKNYPENCLETLKYINDSIPAIYEIDIAQTRDNVLVLMHDNTLERTSTGTDKLNKYTYEELQAFNLEDDYGNETTFKIPALKDVLLWAIKNNVILTLDKKRSVSFDAIVALVKQVEAEDVSIIITYDMEQATEAYKLAPNLLLSVSARNQKELDWLLHSNIPTQNMLAFTGTKLAPVEFYKTVQSHGIKTMLGTLGNLDKQAEAKGELPYTIWKDKGIDLFATDRPFEVAKVLNIKK; encoded by the coding sequence ATGAAACATTTATATTTAGTATTACTTTTAATAGGACTTGTGTCTTGCAAGAAGCAGCCGTCTAAAGTTCCAAAGACTACAGAAACTAAAGAAGTAGAAGTCGTATCAGAAAAACAATCGGCCTTAATTGAAGCTTTTAAATACACCCCAGACCAAGAAGTTATAATAAGTGTGCATAGAGGCGGAAAAGGCTTAAAAAACTATCCTGAAAACTGTTTAGAGACCTTAAAATATATTAACGATAGTATTCCTGCTATTTACGAAATTGATATTGCGCAAACTAGAGACAATGTTTTAGTCTTGATGCATGATAATACATTAGAACGTACGTCAACAGGAACAGATAAATTAAATAAATATACATATGAAGAGCTGCAAGCTTTTAATCTTGAAGATGATTATGGTAATGAAACTACATTTAAAATACCAGCGTTAAAGGATGTGTTACTTTGGGCTATAAAGAATAATGTAATACTAACTTTAGATAAGAAAAGAAGTGTGTCTTTTGATGCCATCGTCGCATTGGTAAAACAAGTAGAGGCAGAGGATGTTTCTATAATTATTACTTATGATATGGAACAAGCAACTGAAGCTTACAAATTAGCGCCAAATTTATTGTTATCGGTGTCTGCTAGAAATCAAAAAGAATTAGATTGGCTATTACACTCCAACATACCAACACAAAATATGTTGGCGTTTACAGGTACAAAATTAGCGCCAGTTGAATTTTATAAAACGGTCCAATCACATGGTATTAAAACAATGCTAGGGACTTTAGGAAACTTAGATAAACAAGCCGAAGCAAAAGGAGAATTACCATACACTATTTGGAAAGATAAAGGGATAGATCTTTTTGCAACAGATAGACCTTTTGAAGTGGCTAAAGTATTAAACATTAAGAAATAG
- a CDS encoding aminotransferase class IV, whose amino-acid sequence MINFNGKLQENNIVISNNNRGYSYGDGLFETIKAVHGKLLFFEDHYFRLMASMRILRMEIPMNFTMEYIEEQIKQTLDANNLLEQSARVKIQIDRVEGGLYLPESNDVNFMISVKTIDADFYLLNETKYEVDLYKDHYLSPSLISTLKTNNKVVNVIGSIYAKENKLDSCLLINTNKSVVEALSGNLFLVKGNTIKTPPLSDGCLKGVLRKQLLEIIKLIPEYNLEETSISPFELQKADELFTTNVIKGIQPITKYRKKQFKNEVSKMLLQKLNVKVRLG is encoded by the coding sequence ATGATAAATTTTAACGGTAAACTTCAAGAAAATAATATAGTAATTTCTAATAATAATCGTGGCTATTCTTACGGCGATGGGCTTTTTGAAACTATAAAAGCAGTACATGGTAAGTTATTGTTTTTTGAAGATCATTATTTTAGGTTAATGGCTTCGATGCGTATTTTACGTATGGAAATACCTATGAACTTTACAATGGAGTATATTGAGGAGCAGATAAAGCAAACCTTAGATGCTAATAATCTATTAGAGCAGTCAGCGCGTGTTAAAATACAAATTGATAGAGTAGAAGGTGGTTTGTATTTACCGGAGTCTAATGATGTTAATTTTATGATTAGCGTTAAGACAATCGATGCAGATTTTTATCTTTTAAATGAAACTAAATACGAAGTAGATTTATATAAAGACCATTACTTATCGCCAAGTTTAATATCCACTCTTAAAACTAACAATAAAGTAGTAAACGTTATTGGTAGTATTTATGCTAAGGAAAATAAGTTAGATAGCTGCTTACTTATTAACACAAACAAAAGTGTTGTTGAGGCCTTAAGTGGTAATTTGTTTTTAGTAAAAGGAAACACTATAAAAACGCCTCCTTTATCAGATGGGTGTTTAAAGGGAGTTTTAAGAAAGCAATTACTAGAAATCATTAAGCTAATTCCGGAATATAACTTAGAAGAAACATCCATCTCTCCTTTTGAGTTGCAAAAAGCAGACGAGTTATTTACAACCAATGTTATAAAAGGAATACAACCTATAACTAAGTATAGAAAAAAACAGTTTAAAAATGAAGTCTCAAAAATGTTATTGCAAAAATTGAATGTAAAAGTAAGATTAGGCTAA